TTGGCACGAACAAAAATTATTAGAAAAAAACTTGGAAGTACGTAAATATGAAAAAATGCGCGAAAATGACTTCGAACAATTTAAAGAAGAGCAGTTACGCGTAGAGGCAATTCTTTTAGATGAGCTTTCAACCATTGCGTATTACAAGAAGGAAATCAGGTGATTTCGTGGCAAAAAAAATAAAAGAAAATATTGAGCTTCAAAACGAGGGAACGGTAGTGGAAGAAAAATCACCCGGGTTTTTCAAAAAGTTTTTTTACTTGTTTTTAATTCCGTTAATGTTCATTGTCGCTATTGCACTCATTTTAGCAACGGTGACAGAGTATAACGTATTTAAAATGGCCAATAATGCGATTGAAAAAATTCCATTTGTCGGATCTTCAGATGATGAGAAGATAGTCGTTGAAAATAGCTCGTTAAACGAAAAAAAAGTGGTTGAATTACAAGCTGAAGTTCAAGAAAAAGAATTACAGATTACAGAACTTCAATCAAAAATTGATTCCTCAGCTATTGAAAAAGAGGAGCTTCTAACAGAACAAGAGCGCTTATTATTCGAAATTGAAAAATTAAAGCGCAATCAAGAAGAAACGCAAAAAGAATTCAATGAAATTTTATCGACATTTGAAAAAATGTCTGCAAAAACAGCAGCACCAATATTAGTACAAATGAGTGATACAGAGTCTTTACGTATTATGTCTAATATGAAGCCAGATACACTTTCAGCAATTTTTACGAAAATGTCACCGGTAGATGCAGCCAGATATACGGAGCTTCTATCTCAACAGTAAATTTGAAAGGGGGTGGAAAGAATGAATATCGCAATGTTACAAGCAATGAGCGCTACTAAAATGCCGCAACAAAAAAACACAGTTGAAACAAATTCACCAGATACTAATGCATTTGGTAGCGTGTTTCAATCGATTATGTCTAATTCGAGCCAGTCGACAAGTGAAACGACTAAAACGGAAGCAGCGACATTAGCTGAAGAGGTAAGTACAACATTAGCTACCGATTCACTAGAAGCTCTGTTAGAAGAGCTGGGCGTTGAAATGGATGAAGCGGGATTATTCGTGTTTGTCGGTGAAGAGCAAATGCCTGTTGCCGTCGATGAAATGCTAACACTAGAAAACCTAACGCAATTGTTAGGAATGACGGAAGAGCAATTGACACAAATTGTGCAGCAACTTCTTGGCGAAGAAACTCAGTTTGAAATGACGGATGTCTGGTCAATGATTGAGCAAGCACCTGCGATTTTGAGTGAAGTAATGGCTGCGATTCAAGGTACACAGCAGTCAAATGTGCAACCAAAAGAGCTACAGCAACTTGTTCAAATACTAAAATTAGCACAGCTTGTTGGAAATAAGGTTGACACAGTGTATCAACAAGAAGTCCAATTATCGCAATTAAAAGATGCACTACAGCTATTAGCCAATCAAGCACAGCAAGCCGTTCAAACACAAAATAACCAACAAGCATCAAAGTTAACGTTTGAGCAAATTGTACAACAAGTAACGCAAACGACGGTAAAAACAGATACAGAAACACAGCCAACTGTAGGCTTACAGCAGCAACAAGGAACGCAAACAAAAACAGTAACGATTACGCTACCAGCAGAAAAACCAGCACAATCTGAAGCGCTTGTAAAAGAAATTCAAAATTTAATAGCTCGTGGACAATTATCAGGTCAACAAGGAAATATGAAGTTATTTCTGAAATTATTCCCTGAAAATTTAGGGCAAATTCGTATTGAATTAGTACAAAAAGATGGTGTATTAACGGCGAGATTACTAGCGACGACAGCGGTTGGTAAAGAGTTATTAGAAAACAACTTAAACCAATTAAAAGCTGGATTTGTTGCTCAAAACATTCAAATGGATCGTATTGATGTATCGCAATCTTTACAAGATACAGACCGTAACGCACGTGACCAAAGCTTCTTCAATAACTTCTTCGGGCGTCAGCAAGAAGATGAGGTAGAAAAAGAAGAGGAAAACGACGACGAATCCATTTCCTTTAAAGATTTATTAATGGAGAGTGAGGAGG
The sequence above is a segment of the Solibacillus sp. FSL H8-0523 genome. Coding sequences within it:
- a CDS encoding flagellar hook-length control protein FliK; this translates as MNIAMLQAMSATKMPQQKNTVETNSPDTNAFGSVFQSIMSNSSQSTSETTKTEAATLAEEVSTTLATDSLEALLEELGVEMDEAGLFVFVGEEQMPVAVDEMLTLENLTQLLGMTEEQLTQIVQQLLGEETQFEMTDVWSMIEQAPAILSEVMAAIQGTQQSNVQPKELQQLVQILKLAQLVGNKVDTVYQQEVQLSQLKDALQLLANQAQQAVQTQNNQQASKLTFEQIVQQVTQTTVKTDTETQPTVGLQQQQGTQTKTVTITLPAEKPAQSEALVKEIQNLIARGQLSGQQGNMKLFLKLFPENLGQIRIELVQKDGVLTARLLATTAVGKELLENNLNQLKAGFVAQNIQMDRIDVSQSLQDTDRNARDQSFFNNFFGRQQEDEVEKEEENDDESISFKDLLMESEEVE